A genomic segment from Sulfitobacter mediterraneus encodes:
- a CDS encoding phosphate/phosphite/phosphonate ABC transporter substrate-binding protein yields the protein MKFPLLVLSLLCLPFLFPTASDATVRLGVMSPTGEATAMKQWSPVAKELEAMLDEEVVLIALNAGNLLERLDSGALDVVIGNPVQAAIATTQMRAQPVASVVKKTGKQFGGVIVANPNAGITSAADLKGKSVMTLKTSAAGGFIFQTHYLLGLGITSPDDFGRHAVAKSQKDIVNLVAKGAFDAGFVRTGMVDDMIARGEIAKGDVIIVDRKETVGFPHAHSTGLYPEWMVFAHADFDVQTVNRLRDALTTLAAGAPALETARLQGFDAPQDLSGIIDALDAVGILAGGSD from the coding sequence ATGAAATTTCCCCTACTCGTTCTTTCCCTGCTGTGCCTGCCTTTCCTTTTTCCCACAGCATCAGATGCAACTGTCAGGCTGGGCGTGATGTCCCCCACGGGGGAGGCAACCGCGATGAAGCAATGGTCACCCGTCGCGAAAGAGCTGGAAGCGATGCTGGACGAAGAGGTGGTGCTGATCGCCCTGAACGCCGGTAACCTATTGGAAAGACTGGACAGTGGCGCGTTGGACGTGGTGATCGGAAATCCGGTTCAGGCTGCGATTGCAACGACCCAGATGCGCGCACAACCTGTCGCCAGCGTGGTCAAGAAAACCGGCAAACAATTTGGCGGGGTGATCGTTGCAAACCCCAATGCGGGGATTACATCCGCTGCGGACCTCAAGGGCAAAAGTGTCATGACGCTCAAGACTTCTGCGGCGGGTGGGTTCATTTTTCAGACCCATTATCTGCTGGGCCTTGGCATCACATCACCGGATGATTTTGGCCGGCATGCCGTCGCCAAAAGCCAAAAAGACATCGTAAACCTCGTGGCCAAAGGTGCGTTTGACGCGGGGTTTGTGCGCACGGGGATGGTGGATGACATGATCGCACGGGGCGAGATTGCCAAAGGGGATGTGATCATCGTGGACCGCAAGGAAACGGTTGGTTTTCCCCATGCCCATAGCACGGGCCTTTATCCTGAGTGGATGGTCTTTGCGCATGCCGATTTTGATGTTCAGACCGTCAATCGGCTGCGTGATGCGTTGACCACGCTCGCTGCGGGCGCTCCGGCGTTGGAAACGGCGCGGCTGCAGGGTTTTGACGCGCCGCAAGATCTGTCCGGCATTATTGATGCCTTGGATGCGGTTGGGATTTTGGCAGGGGGCAGCGACTGA
- a CDS encoding DUF4442 domain-containing protein: MNPYEMIKAHLGTAVPFANHVGVKLLEVGDGVGSAELEQRTEVSNHIESMHAGAMFTLGEAASGAAVAGALAPVILEMRPVAATGQIAFKKVAIGTLTAHAKTSQPGAALMAAIKDTGKVAFDVTVDIQDSSGDTVVEMTVNWYVSAKR, from the coding sequence ATGAACCCCTATGAGATGATCAAAGCCCACCTTGGCACAGCTGTGCCTTTTGCCAACCATGTTGGCGTCAAATTGCTGGAGGTTGGCGATGGTGTTGGCAGTGCCGAGCTGGAGCAGCGCACAGAGGTGTCCAACCATATCGAAAGCATGCATGCAGGGGCGATGTTCACATTGGGCGAGGCGGCCTCCGGTGCGGCGGTTGCGGGGGCCTTGGCGCCGGTGATCCTGGAGATGCGGCCGGTGGCAGCAACCGGTCAGATCGCTTTCAAGAAGGTCGCGATCGGGACATTGACCGCTCATGCCAAAACATCCCAGCCGGGAGCGGCGTTGATGGCAGCAATCAAGGACACGGGCAAGGTCGCCTTTGACGTGACCGTCGATATCCAGGACAGCAGCGGCGACACCGTGGTTGAAATGACAGTGAATTGGTACGTCAGCGCCAAAAGATAA
- a CDS encoding ATP-binding protein, translating to MFFVWLKRYMPRGIYGRAALILMLPVVFVQLVVTVVFAQRHFEGVTQQMTTAMMRELAMVMQVVEEAEDSSDIPSRVAAEVGLLDMNVQPVDQGAVPEQSQMVWYDYSGRVLDDKLQAELPDYLAVDLTQGNQVLLYLDSGKGPVRVGLDRRRVSASNPHQLFVYTLFFGVLMTFIASVYLRNQLRPIRRLARAAEAFGRGRHLPYTPAGAVEVRSAGAAFVDMRARIERQIEQRTLMLSGVSHDLRTPLTRMRLELSMLDEEEAAPLLQDVDDMQRMLDEFLDFAKGAGEGKPEAIEPHKMIAGLVDEARRAGRDVTLLPPEGDGTGTVMLRAVAMRRAVDNLISNAVRYGARAEVSVMLSDKTLRIRVEDDGPGIPESRRAEATRAFTRLDPARNQDKGGGVGLGLAIATDIARAHGGVLRLGESTRLGGLRADIVIAR from the coding sequence ATGTTCTTTGTCTGGCTCAAACGATATATGCCGCGCGGCATCTACGGACGTGCGGCGCTGATCCTGATGTTGCCGGTTGTCTTTGTACAACTGGTGGTCACCGTGGTCTTTGCCCAACGGCACTTCGAGGGGGTCACCCAGCAGATGACCACCGCCATGATGCGCGAGCTGGCGATGGTCATGCAGGTGGTGGAGGAGGCGGAGGATTCCAGTGACATTCCGTCCCGTGTCGCGGCGGAGGTTGGATTGCTCGACATGAACGTGCAACCGGTTGATCAAGGCGCAGTGCCGGAACAAAGCCAGATGGTCTGGTACGATTATTCGGGACGGGTTCTGGATGACAAATTGCAGGCGGAATTGCCGGATTACCTTGCGGTCGATCTGACGCAGGGCAATCAGGTTCTGCTGTATCTGGACAGCGGCAAAGGGCCGGTGCGTGTGGGGCTTGACCGGCGGCGGGTGTCGGCGTCCAATCCGCACCAGCTGTTTGTTTATACTCTGTTTTTTGGCGTTTTGATGACCTTCATCGCATCGGTTTACTTGCGCAATCAATTGCGCCCCATTCGCCGGTTGGCCCGCGCGGCAGAGGCGTTCGGGCGGGGGCGGCATTTGCCCTATACGCCGGCTGGCGCGGTCGAGGTGCGCAGCGCGGGGGCGGCTTTTGTCGATATGCGGGCACGTATCGAGCGGCAGATCGAACAGCGCACATTGATGCTGTCAGGGGTCAGTCATGATCTGCGCACGCCGCTCACGCGGATGCGGCTTGAACTGTCGATGCTGGATGAAGAGGAGGCTGCACCGCTGTTGCAGGATGTGGATGACATGCAGCGCATGTTGGACGAGTTTCTTGACTTTGCCAAAGGGGCCGGTGAGGGCAAACCCGAAGCCATCGAACCGCACAAGATGATAGCGGGTTTGGTGGACGAGGCCCGCAGGGCAGGGCGCGATGTGACGTTGCTGCCGCCGGAGGGGGACGGTACAGGCACGGTTATGCTGCGGGCCGTGGCGATGCGGCGGGCGGTCGACAACCTGATTTCCAATGCTGTGCGCTATGGGGCGCGGGCGGAAGTGTCTGTCATGCTCAGCGACAAGACATTGCGCATTCGGGTTGAGGATGACGGTCCGGGCATTCCCGAAAGCCGCCGCGCCGAGGCCACCCGCGCCTTTACCCGCCTTGATCCGGCGCGCAACCAGGACAAAGGCGGCGGTGTCGGGCTTGGCCTTGCCATTGCCACGGATATTGCACGGGCCCATGGCGGGGTGCTGCGTCTTGGCGAATCCACCCGGCTTGGCGGGTTGCGGGCCGATATTGTGATTGCACGGTAG
- a CDS encoding MBL fold metallo-hydrolase encodes MQAPDNFDPPIGVAETLEPCLRRIVAPNPSPMTYRGTNTYLLGTGGLAVIDPGPDDPAHLQAILDAVGDAQHISHIIVTHSHLDHSPLARPLAQACSAPVLAFGSAEAGRSPVMQDLARSGLMGGGEGIDSAFVPDITLADGEQVKGDGWTLEALHTPGHIGNHLSLAWNDACFTADHVMGWASSLVSPPDGDLTDFMASCARLAARDWRVFYPGHGAAVDDPAARLNWLISHRRARETSILQELRSGPATAATLAARIYADTPPALLGAATRNVLAHLIDLMGKSITTPVGDLHAEAQFKVHPDPSEKK; translated from the coding sequence ATGCAAGCCCCTGATAACTTTGATCCGCCCATTGGCGTTGCCGAAACGCTTGAGCCCTGCTTGCGCCGGATCGTGGCGCCCAATCCCTCACCGATGACCTATCGCGGCACCAATACATATCTGCTCGGCACCGGCGGTCTGGCCGTGATTGACCCCGGCCCTGACGACCCTGCGCATTTGCAGGCAATTCTGGATGCCGTCGGCGACGCACAGCACATCAGCCACATCATCGTCACCCACAGCCATCTGGACCATTCGCCGCTGGCGCGCCCCTTGGCACAGGCCTGCAGCGCCCCTGTTCTGGCCTTTGGCAGTGCCGAGGCAGGCCGTTCTCCGGTTATGCAAGATCTCGCCCGCAGCGGGCTTATGGGCGGCGGCGAAGGCATCGACAGCGCCTTTGTCCCCGACATCACATTGGCGGACGGAGAACAGGTCAAAGGCGACGGCTGGACGCTTGAGGCGCTGCACACACCCGGCCACATTGGCAATCACCTGTCACTGGCCTGGAACGACGCCTGCTTTACCGCCGATCACGTGATGGGCTGGGCCTCTTCACTGGTTTCGCCCCCCGATGGCGATTTGACCGACTTTATGGCCTCCTGCGCACGGCTTGCGGCACGGGACTGGCGGGTGTTCTATCCCGGTCATGGAGCCGCTGTGGATGATCCCGCTGCGCGGTTGAACTGGCTGATCTCGCACCGCCGCGCGCGGGAGACCTCTATCTTGCAAGAACTCAGGTCAGGCCCCGCCACCGCGGCCACCCTTGCCGCCCGCATTTACGCCGATACGCCGCCCGCATTGCTGGGCGCGGCGACGCGCAATGTACTGGCCCACCTTATTGATCTCATGGGAAAATCTATCACCACACCGGTCGGAGACCTACACGCCGAAGCACAATTCAAGGTTCACCCGGACCCGTCCGAAAAAAAGTGA